AATAAGTGCAGGACGACCTGAATCTCTAAAATACTCTCCAATTGCAGCACCTGCGAAAGGAGCATAAACTTGCATTGGAGCTGGATCAGAAGCATTAGCTGCAACAATAACTGTATAAGCCATTGCACCTTTTTCTTCTAACATTTTAGCGATTCCTGCTACAGTTGAAGCTTTTTGCCCAATTGCAACATATATACAGAATACAGGTTTACCTGCATCATAAAATTCTTTTTGATTTAAGATTGTATCGATACAAACAGTTGATTTACCTGTTTGACGGTCACCAATTACAAGCTCACGTTGTCCACGACCAACCGGGATCATAGCATCTACTGCTTTTACTCCTGTTTGTAATGGCTCAGTTACTGGCTGACGGAAGATAACACCAGGTGCTTTTCTTTCTAAAGGCATTTCGTATAAGTCTCCACCAATTGGTCCTTTTCCATCAATTGGAAAACCAAGAGTATTAACTACACGTCCTACCATTTGCTCACCTACTTTAAGAGAAGCAATACGTTGTGTTCTTTTTGCTGTTGAACCTTCTTTGATTCCAGTTGATGGTCCTAAAAGTACCACACCAACATTGTCTTCTTCAAGATTCAATACAATAGCTTCAAGTCCGTTATCAAATTCAACTAACTCACCATATTGTACATTAGATAGCCCGTAAATACGAGCAATACCATCTCCAACTTGAAGTACCGTTCCTACTTCCTCTAGCGTAGCACCAGATTCAAAACCTTCTACTTGCTTTCTTAATATTGCTGAAATTTCAGCAGGTTTGATTTCCGCCATCTTAATTTATAATTTAGACACTTTTATGTGTAATAAAACTAATTACTTAACTCTCTTTTTAATACTTGTAATCTGTTTGCAACAGAAGCGTTGTATTGATTATCTCCTATTCTCAAAATAAATCCACCAATGATTGAAGGATCTACTATATTTTCAATTGTAATTTTTTTATCTGATAACGTTGCAACTTTTGCTAAAACTTTTGCTTCTAAAGCTGCATCCATTGGAATTGCTGTTGTAACTTTTGCTACTTCAACACCATTGCTCTCATCAAATAA
The sequence above is drawn from the Flavobacterium sp. N2038 genome and encodes:
- the atpA gene encoding F0F1 ATP synthase subunit alpha, giving the protein MAEIKPAEISAILRKQVEGFESGATLEEVGTVLQVGDGIARIYGLSNVQYGELVEFDNGLEAIVLNLEEDNVGVVLLGPSTGIKEGSTAKRTQRIASLKVGEQMVGRVVNTLGFPIDGKGPIGGDLYEMPLERKAPGVIFRQPVTEPLQTGVKAVDAMIPVGRGQRELVIGDRQTGKSTVCIDTILNQKEFYDAGKPVFCIYVAIGQKASTVAGIAKMLEEKGAMAYTVIVAANASDPAPMQVYAPFAGAAIGEYFRDSGRPALIVYDDLSKQAVAYREVSLLLRRPPGREAYPGDVFYLHSRLLERACKVIADDGIAKNMNDLPDSIKGIVKGGGSLTALPIIETQAGDVSAYIPTNVISITDGQIFLDGDLFNSGVRPAINVGISVSRVGGNAQIKSMKKVSGTLKLDQAQFRELEAFAKFGSDLDSVTLNVIEKGKRNVEILKQGLNDPYTVENQVAIIYAGSKNLLRNVPVNKVKEFEADFLAYLNSKHKDTLNALKAGKLDDNITDVIEKAAKEISAKYN